One genomic region from Saprospiraceae bacterium encodes:
- a CDS encoding beta-glucuronidase, with the protein MKNKFLLIVLQISMMAYLTLSAQAPLLQNVSGRKTISLDGRWQSQIDMYGVASGDRSGLVKDRKPVKYEFKGDNLRNTELVEQDLDVGEQLQVPGDWNTQRENLFFYEGNMWYRKKIPITPQTGKRYFLHFGAVNYEAVVYLNGTKLGQHEGGFTAFQFEVTSLLQSGENTVLVNANNIRGENNIPTNITDWWNYGGITRSVNLIEVPETYISDYFIQLEKGKTTDIKGWVKLEGSQKNQNITIEIPEIGVKQTLQTDTAGLALLSISTKKLQLWSPENPKLYPVKLNSTSDTVNDKIGFRTIETRGTEILLNGKPIFLKGASIHEEAPYRTGRCYSEGDARTLLTWAKELGSNYVRLAHYPHNEIMTRMADEMGLMVWSEIPVYWAVKFEKPDVYAKAETQLVENISRDKNRASIIIWSMANETPETGDRLNFLKNLITKTKSIDATRLTAAALFSKPSKGLQTIEDPLGEYVDVMGCNEYIGWYTLPAELAPTIKWTSKYQKPLIMSEFGGESVAGLHGKADEIWTEEYQNRIYENQVKMFDNITLLSGTTAWVLMDFRSPLRLLPRKQDFFNRKGLVSDNGIKKMAFYTLQKWYKGK; encoded by the coding sequence ATGAAAAATAAATTCCTTCTAATTGTCCTACAAATAAGTATGATGGCCTATTTAACGCTTTCAGCACAAGCCCCTTTGTTGCAAAATGTATCAGGTAGAAAAACGATTTCACTTGATGGTCGCTGGCAATCTCAAATTGATATGTATGGGGTAGCTTCAGGAGATCGTTCGGGACTTGTCAAGGATAGAAAGCCTGTAAAGTATGAGTTCAAGGGTGACAATTTAAGGAATACAGAACTGGTTGAGCAAGATTTAGATGTTGGAGAACAACTGCAAGTACCTGGTGACTGGAATACACAACGCGAAAATTTATTCTTTTATGAAGGAAATATGTGGTACAGAAAAAAAATACCTATTACACCACAAACAGGTAAACGCTATTTTCTGCATTTTGGGGCAGTTAACTATGAGGCAGTTGTTTACTTGAACGGCACAAAATTAGGACAACACGAAGGTGGTTTTACAGCATTTCAATTCGAAGTCACTTCATTACTTCAATCAGGAGAAAATACAGTGTTGGTTAATGCAAATAATATTCGAGGAGAAAATAATATACCGACCAATATTACAGACTGGTGGAATTACGGAGGAATTACCCGATCTGTAAATCTTATTGAAGTACCTGAAACATATATTTCTGACTATTTTATCCAATTAGAAAAGGGAAAGACTACTGATATCAAGGGCTGGGTAAAGTTAGAAGGATCACAAAAGAATCAAAATATTACAATAGAAATTCCTGAAATCGGTGTAAAGCAAACGCTCCAAACAGATACTGCTGGTCTAGCCCTCCTAAGTATCAGTACCAAAAAACTACAACTTTGGTCACCTGAAAACCCGAAACTATACCCAGTAAAACTAAATTCTACTTCTGATACGGTTAATGATAAAATTGGTTTTCGTACTATCGAGACACGGGGAACAGAAATCCTGTTGAACGGAAAGCCTATCTTTTTAAAAGGAGCAAGCATTCATGAAGAAGCTCCATACCGCACCGGTAGATGTTATTCAGAAGGTGATGCACGTACTTTATTGACCTGGGCAAAAGAGCTGGGCAGTAATTATGTTCGTTTGGCGCATTACCCGCACAACGAAATCATGACTCGTATGGCAGACGAAATGGGTTTAATGGTATGGTCGGAAATTCCAGTGTATTGGGCAGTTAAATTTGAAAAGCCTGATGTATATGCAAAAGCTGAAACTCAATTAGTTGAAAATATCAGTCGGGATAAAAATAGAGCTTCTATAATTATTTGGTCAATGGCAAATGAAACACCCGAGACAGGGGATAGACTCAACTTTCTAAAAAATCTTATTACAAAAACCAAAAGCATTGATGCCACCCGACTTACTGCAGCAGCCCTATTTTCAAAACCAAGCAAAGGTCTTCAAACCATCGAAGACCCATTGGGCGAGTATGTAGATGTGATGGGTTGTAATGAATACATTGGATGGTATACACTCCCTGCTGAACTTGCACCGACCATTAAATGGACATCTAAATACCAAAAGCCTTTAATTATGAGTGAGTTTGGTGGTGAAAGCGTGGCGGGATTGCATGGTAAAGCAGACGAAATTTGGACAGAAGAATATCAAAACCGTATTTATGAAAACCAGGTAAAAATGTTTGATAACATTACATTACTAAGCGGGACAACAGCTTGGGTTTTAATGGATTTTCGCTCCCCCTTGCGTCTGCTACCACGAAAACAAGATTTTTTCAATCGCAAAGGTCTGGTTTCAGACAATGGTATTAAAAAAATGGCTTTTTATACTTTACAAAAATGGTATAAAGGTAAATAA
- a CDS encoding linear amide C-N hydrolase, translating into MIKKIYLSLLIAMITSNLIYPCSAIVLKNENQILLAKNFDWTYHDGIIIKNLRSISKTAYYTHQGEPAQWTSKYGSITFNQNGKEMPYGGMNEKGLVVEMLWLDLTKYNINEEKKYLNELEWIQYQLDNFETVQQVIDHLNEVKIYPIKGKIHYILTDKTGESVIIEYLNGMPTTYKKEANVCQTITNHSVHQSEPYKNQIKGIRKNNTAPTYRYYQLEQKISNFKIKTELNEAYAFNVLQKVTIPKGDFRTMWSIVYNVHQKSISFLTDTHKEIKNIRLPDLDFGEELTYFPLHQNEIINLSRELKSFTEHISYSYLSPSLIHLGFDETVTKDISQHQFLQSKGVSSYFASNYFHFEISIPLEEEKQTVFIAVMDSEEQFKKREVVTGGYLYGTVPNNGTLMVHIYGLKNGKYSMLTFIDNNKNRNLDFDKQGKAMEKYATFSHFTFANENELTFSSTSADFSISNAQVAVKWNH; encoded by the coding sequence ATGATAAAAAAGATCTACTTAAGCCTTCTGATAGCAATGATTACATCCAACCTTATTTATCCTTGCTCTGCCATTGTACTGAAAAATGAAAATCAAATACTGCTAGCAAAAAATTTTGATTGGACTTATCATGATGGCATCATCATCAAAAACCTTCGTAGCATATCAAAAACTGCATACTATACACATCAAGGTGAACCTGCTCAATGGACGAGCAAGTATGGGAGTATTACTTTCAACCAAAACGGCAAGGAAATGCCTTATGGCGGAATGAATGAAAAAGGATTAGTGGTTGAAATGCTTTGGCTTGATCTAACCAAGTATAATATCAACGAAGAAAAAAAGTATTTGAACGAACTGGAATGGATACAATATCAATTAGATAATTTTGAAACTGTTCAGCAAGTTATTGACCATTTAAATGAAGTTAAAATTTATCCAATCAAAGGCAAAATTCACTATATACTTACGGACAAAACAGGCGAATCAGTCATCATTGAGTATCTAAACGGTATGCCGACAACTTATAAAAAAGAAGCCAATGTTTGCCAAACTATTACCAACCATTCTGTTCATCAATCAGAACCTTACAAAAATCAAATAAAGGGAATAAGAAAAAACAATACTGCTCCAACATATCGCTATTATCAGTTGGAGCAGAAAATTTCTAACTTTAAGATTAAAACCGAATTAAACGAAGCATATGCTTTTAATGTCCTGCAAAAAGTTACCATCCCGAAAGGGGACTTTAGGACAATGTGGAGCATCGTTTATAATGTACATCAAAAAAGCATTTCCTTTTTAACAGATACGCATAAGGAAATAAAAAACATTAGACTACCAGATTTAGATTTCGGAGAAGAACTAACTTATTTCCCTCTCCACCAAAACGAGATAATCAATTTGAGTAGAGAATTAAAGTCGTTTACAGAACATATTAGTTATTCCTATCTGTCCCCTTCACTGATACACCTTGGTTTTGATGAAACAGTTACAAAAGACATTAGCCAACACCAATTCCTGCAATCGAAAGGCGTATCAAGCTACTTTGCCAGCAATTATTTTCATTTTGAAATTTCAATTCCGTTAGAAGAAGAAAAACAAACGGTGTTTATAGCCGTAATGGACAGTGAGGAGCAATTTAAAAAACGGGAGGTAGTTACCGGCGGATATCTTTATGGAACAGTTCCAAACAATGGAACACTTATGGTACACATTTACGGTTTAAAGAACGGAAAATATTCAATGCTAACATTTATTGACAACAATAAGAACCGAAATTTGGACTTTGATAAGCAAGGAAAAGCAATGGAAAAATATGCAACATTCAGCCACTTTACATTTGCTAACGAAAACGAATTGACCTTTTCAAGTACTTCGGCAGATTTTAGTATTTCAAATGCACAAGTAGCTGTAAAGTGGAATCATTAG
- a CDS encoding VOC family protein, producing the protein MITQKITPCLWVDKDAKAVVDYYLTIFKDGKLKEYHQYKNPPQETGQDGPDNFETAVIEIGDIEFSILAAGPYFKFNESVSFVINCKDQAEVDYYWDALTANGGEESSCGWCKDKYGLSWQVVPVEYFELINSDDPKVREKAMKNTFNQKKLILSELK; encoded by the coding sequence ATGATTACTCAAAAAATAACACCTTGTCTTTGGGTTGATAAGGATGCGAAAGCAGTAGTAGATTATTACCTTACTATTTTCAAAGATGGTAAACTGAAAGAATATCACCAATATAAGAATCCACCGCAAGAAACAGGGCAAGACGGTCCAGATAACTTCGAAACTGCGGTTATAGAAATTGGTGATATTGAATTTAGTATTTTAGCTGCAGGTCCATACTTCAAGTTTAATGAATCTGTTTCGTTTGTTATAAATTGTAAAGACCAGGCAGAAGTAGATTACTATTGGGATGCTTTGACTGCAAACGGTGGTGAAGAAAGTTCTTGTGGGTGGTGTAAAGACAAATATGGTTTATCGTGGCAGGTTGTTCCCGTTGAATATTTTGAGCTTATTAACAGCGATGATCCTAAAGTTAGAGAAAAGGCAATGAAGAATACATTTAATCAGAAAAAATTAATACTTTCAGAACTTAAATGA
- a CDS encoding DUF2071 domain-containing protein — MNRIKTILSSISHRPYPLPTGSWSYYQEWNQVLFLHWKVPYEDLRNLLPQKLTLDTFDGACYISLVAFSMCRIRPKYFPAIPLISNFHEINLRTYILNDNKPGVYFLNIEAEKSISVFIAKLLSGLPYEKADIHRTGNVFVSNNARKVTSLDTTYTVSEKIKHKSALDRWLTERYSLYLDLQHHCYRYDIHHEEWPLSEVETIHLNLNYNLGKIILTDLRPDLAHYSDGVKVISWSRQPA, encoded by the coding sequence ATGAATCGCATCAAAACCATTCTTTCATCCATTAGTCATAGACCTTATCCTTTACCCACGGGATCCTGGAGCTATTATCAGGAATGGAATCAAGTGCTTTTTTTACATTGGAAAGTCCCTTATGAAGATTTAAGAAACCTCCTTCCTCAAAAACTAACTTTAGACACTTTCGATGGAGCCTGTTATATCTCCCTGGTGGCTTTCTCCATGTGTAGGATCAGACCCAAATATTTTCCAGCCATACCCTTAATTTCAAATTTTCATGAAATAAATCTGAGGACTTATATCCTTAATGATAATAAACCAGGAGTTTATTTTTTAAATATCGAAGCCGAAAAATCAATCTCCGTCTTTATAGCCAAACTCTTGTCAGGGCTACCTTACGAAAAAGCAGACATCCACCGAACCGGCAATGTCTTTGTATCCAATAATGCCAGGAAAGTCACTTCCCTGGATACTACCTATACCGTGTCTGAAAAAATAAAACATAAAAGTGCTTTAGACCGATGGCTTACAGAACGCTATAGTTTGTATTTGGATCTACAGCATCATTGCTACCGCTACGACATTCATCATGAAGAGTGGCCTCTTAGCGAGGTGGAGACAATCCATTTGAACCTGAATTATAATTTGGGCAAAATAATTCTAACGGATCTTAGGCCGGATCTTGCTCACTATTCCGATGGGGTCAAAGTAATATCGTGGTCCCGGCAACCCGCATAA
- a CDS encoding DJ-1/PfpI family protein translates to MTKFKIISVVILSIVIVSCNSDKTKLNKEIQNVNNWETQIDPLTKHIKPYKPELPTIGLLMYNGVLQSEVIATSDVFAKPSEASKQLFNVVTIAQTEKPITTEEGIRIVPDYTFRNCPKLEALFVPSAYDMYSQVQNKEIVDFIKEKNEEAKYIVSNCAGAQLIGVSGIADGKKIVTWIGGREQLQKDYPNLKVQNDSSVTFVEDGKFSSSNGNLTSYISALKLLEKMTNLEHRKFVESYLYLERLQNWKE, encoded by the coding sequence ATGACAAAATTCAAAATTATATCAGTAGTAATTCTTTCAATTGTTATAGTCAGTTGTAATTCAGATAAGACCAAATTGAACAAGGAAATTCAGAATGTCAACAATTGGGAAACACAAATAGATCCCTTGACCAAACATATAAAACCTTATAAACCTGAATTACCCACTATTGGGTTATTAATGTATAATGGAGTGCTTCAAAGTGAGGTGATTGCAACTTCCGATGTTTTCGCCAAACCTAGCGAAGCAAGCAAACAGCTGTTTAATGTGGTAACAATCGCTCAAACCGAAAAACCAATTACAACCGAAGAAGGAATAAGAATTGTACCTGATTATACTTTTAGAAATTGTCCCAAATTGGAAGCACTATTTGTTCCTAGTGCCTATGATATGTATTCACAGGTCCAGAATAAAGAAATAGTAGATTTTATAAAGGAAAAGAATGAAGAAGCAAAATACATAGTGAGCAATTGTGCAGGAGCTCAATTGATTGGTGTCTCGGGAATTGCAGATGGGAAGAAAATTGTGACTTGGATTGGTGGACGAGAACAATTACAGAAGGATTATCCAAACCTAAAAGTCCAAAACGACAGTTCGGTAACATTTGTCGAAGATGGAAAATTTAGCTCTTCTAATGGGAATTTAACAAGTTATATTTCTGCCCTGAAATTATTAGAGAAAATGACTAATCTTGAACATAGAAAATTTGTAGAATCCTATTTATATCTCGAAAGGCTCCAAAATTGGAAAGAATAA
- a CDS encoding VOC family protein has translation MATTDNTTHFAPELHIPNRTINIDFYTKFGATENFCFRNDDGSIHVAELEINGAIFHVHEIMREALEPISAKGVTSIIGLFVSNVEEVMQKAIQAGATEINPTTDHDYGYRQGMFKDPFGHFWQIQKKI, from the coding sequence ATGGCAACAACAGACAACACAACGCATTTTGCTCCCGAATTGCACATCCCCAATAGGACCATCAATATTGATTTTTACACAAAATTCGGTGCTACTGAAAATTTTTGCTTCAGGAACGATGATGGGAGTATTCACGTAGCCGAGTTAGAAATCAATGGTGCCATTTTTCATGTCCACGAAATAATGCGTGAAGCTCTTGAACCCATAAGTGCTAAAGGGGTAACTTCAATTATAGGTTTGTTTGTTTCTAATGTGGAAGAAGTTATGCAGAAAGCTATTCAGGCAGGTGCTACTGAAATTAACCCTACCACAGACCATGATTATGGCTACAGACAAGGCATGTTCAAAGACCCCTTTGGACACTTTTGGCAAATACAAAAGAAAATCTGA
- a CDS encoding gliding motility-associated C-terminal domain-containing protein yields MSISSIIKFNLLAGICLMVNQLAYSEHIVGGLISYECQGPGAIPNSNTYKLTIRLFYDCSNDNSYERNIEIGTFKGTGNTYAFHSKTTAAIDLNPALFEYTKSCADLIRDVCVNVVTYTAFVRDLPIISENYLISYERCCRNITISNITDPGRTGSTVALLLTPESQRPCNSSPQFENTLPIVACLDEELQLNLKGTDKEDDDITYELCTPFSGGGPRGLGGGAGNPKECGGISPDPALCVPLLKEVNWVGTNINALIPFPSSIPITLSGGLLKAKPNVAGQFILGVCIKEYRNGLLMTVQYRDLQFNFVPCNINLKAEVHYDQIEDGVPTIIRCEANSVVKIINTSQDSQYIKKVHWEFTGPQGIKISDSAFHFSKSFPLGGIYNGRMYINRGYNCSDSINLKLKINPQTDVPAINLIYDSCSVGPVLPDIPIKDSTYVLDYGDGILDTFSNGSTLLPHQYKNAGTYTLKLNLLKGNESYCAQEITRTIRLYPPPALVSLSLNDSTICYPGTIQFSIKEIIDTTYRFIWRLSDGRSFAGFKVNAIFTSPEQLRLSLTLITPSGCVVDKTFDKILVPSEKPSADFEIENTDLTLKNPVLRLVNNSKKADTYRWDFGDNTSSIALAPTHPYNRTGIFTVTLYAMKDNGCVDSLSKNVILRANTDIYVPNIFTPNGDGQNDEFIPNILAAYTEYKLNVFNRWGGLVFSSTDPAYGWDGNNPTGQMAPPGVYIYEILISIADQSSKLIKGSITLIRN; encoded by the coding sequence ATGTCCATTAGTTCGATCATAAAATTTAACCTATTAGCTGGTATTTGCCTGATGGTCAATCAACTCGCCTATTCAGAACACATCGTCGGTGGCCTGATATCCTACGAATGCCAGGGTCCAGGGGCTATCCCCAATTCTAATACATATAAATTGACTATTCGCCTCTTCTACGATTGCTCCAATGATAATTCTTACGAACGCAATATAGAAATCGGAACATTCAAAGGCACCGGCAATACTTATGCTTTTCACAGTAAAACTACTGCCGCAATAGACCTCAACCCTGCCCTGTTTGAATACACCAAGTCATGTGCTGACTTGATTCGTGATGTGTGCGTGAATGTAGTCACCTATACTGCTTTTGTCCGCGACTTGCCTATCATCAGTGAAAACTATTTGATCTCTTATGAACGCTGCTGCAGAAATATAACCATATCGAATATCACAGACCCAGGCCGAACCGGCAGCACAGTGGCCCTCCTTCTTACACCGGAATCTCAAAGACCATGCAACTCCAGCCCGCAATTTGAAAACACCTTGCCTATTGTAGCTTGTTTGGATGAAGAACTCCAATTGAATCTCAAGGGAACAGACAAAGAAGATGACGACATCACTTATGAACTATGTACACCCTTTTCAGGTGGAGGACCAAGGGGTTTGGGAGGTGGTGCCGGAAATCCAAAAGAATGTGGCGGAATCTCGCCCGACCCAGCCCTCTGTGTCCCCTTGTTAAAAGAAGTAAATTGGGTTGGTACTAATATCAATGCCTTAATTCCATTCCCTTCCTCTATCCCGATCACCCTATCAGGAGGCCTGTTAAAAGCCAAGCCAAATGTCGCAGGTCAGTTTATTTTAGGTGTCTGTATTAAAGAATATAGAAATGGATTGTTGATGACTGTACAATACCGAGATCTCCAGTTCAATTTTGTGCCCTGTAATATCAATCTCAAAGCCGAAGTCCACTACGATCAAATAGAAGATGGAGTGCCTACCATCATCAGGTGCGAAGCAAACTCCGTAGTAAAAATTATTAATACCAGCCAGGACAGTCAATACATCAAAAAAGTGCATTGGGAATTTACGGGTCCTCAGGGAATCAAAATCTCTGACTCCGCATTTCATTTTTCAAAATCATTCCCTCTTGGAGGTATCTATAACGGCAGGATGTACATCAATAGAGGATATAATTGTTCGGATTCAATAAATCTTAAATTGAAAATTAATCCTCAGACTGATGTCCCTGCAATTAATTTAATCTATGACTCCTGCAGTGTAGGCCCAGTACTACCAGATATACCTATAAAGGACAGCACCTATGTATTGGATTATGGTGATGGTATCCTGGACACTTTTTCAAATGGGAGTACCTTGCTCCCACACCAATATAAAAATGCGGGCACATATACTTTAAAATTAAATTTGTTGAAAGGCAATGAATCTTATTGTGCTCAAGAAATAACAAGGACGATTCGATTATATCCTCCACCTGCCCTAGTAAGTCTGTCATTAAATGATTCAACCATATGTTACCCCGGCACCATCCAGTTTTCCATTAAAGAAATAATAGATACTACTTACCGGTTTATATGGAGATTGAGTGATGGAAGGTCGTTTGCCGGATTCAAAGTAAATGCTATTTTCACTTCACCTGAACAGCTCAGATTAAGCCTAACGCTCATCACCCCTTCAGGATGTGTCGTGGATAAAACTTTTGATAAAATACTGGTGCCATCAGAAAAGCCAAGTGCAGATTTTGAAATAGAGAATACTGACTTAACGCTCAAAAATCCCGTTCTCAGATTGGTAAACAATTCAAAGAAAGCCGACACTTATCGTTGGGATTTTGGTGATAATACATCCTCTATAGCCTTAGCGCCTACGCACCCTTATAACCGTACAGGGATATTTACAGTGACCTTGTATGCTATGAAAGACAATGGTTGTGTAGATAGTCTGAGTAAAAATGTGATACTCCGTGCAAATACAGATATATATGTACCCAATATATTTACTCCCAATGGGGATGGACAAAATGATGAATTTATTCCAAATATTCTAGCTGCTTACACAGAGTATAAATTAAATGTGTTCAATCGATGGGGAGGATTAGTTTTTAGCAGCACTGATCCAGCATATGGTTGGGATGGTAATAATCCAACTGGACAAATGGCTCCTCCCGGCGTCTATATCTACGAAATCCTAATCAGTATAGCTGACCAGTCCAGTAAACTGATTAAAGGTTCTATTACTTTAATTCGCAACTAA
- a CDS encoding nuclear transport factor 2 family protein produces MLLSDDLEFYHDQNGILKSKEILIQSIPNLCKMDYKPIRVLIDNSLQVFPLFSNGKIYGAIQTGIHEFYGEEKDKPRYLTSTAKFTHVWIIEGGEWKLKRILSYDHVIPRK; encoded by the coding sequence ATGTTATTAAGTGATGACCTAGAATTCTATCATGACCAAAATGGCATTTTAAAATCAAAAGAAATCTTGATCCAAAGTATTCCCAACCTATGTAAAATGGATTACAAACCCATAAGAGTATTAATTGACAATAGTCTCCAAGTTTTTCCATTGTTCTCAAATGGAAAAATATATGGTGCAATACAAACAGGTATCCACGAATTCTATGGTGAAGAAAAAGACAAACCTAGATACTTGACAAGTACAGCAAAGTTCACCCATGTTTGGATAATTGAAGGTGGTGAATGGAAATTAAAAAGAATACTGAGTTACGACCATGTAATACCTAGGAAATAA
- a CDS encoding alpha/beta hydrolase codes for MIKIRLALVTVTYLISHTSFSQKCFITIDSTKIWINTIGLENRKERQPVIVFESGHGTPMDHWDRILAGVSDLAPLITYDRPGIGESEPDNEMPTIKNVSNKLVKILKHLDVKPPYVLVGHSLGGAYVRGFAVYYPELLAGLVIIDPADFTEIRLNKRKSFLDIGMTSEQVDTLFNKWNLEDVANKNKPSTIPKSVFEESEVLAQLRETDFKEISDSKLPNIPVHILTGGRYDTPPRFRIKELNDSLLFRAKMKIELKDGLM; via the coding sequence ATGATAAAAATAAGATTAGCTTTAGTTACAGTAACCTACTTGATAAGTCACACTTCCTTTTCACAGAAATGTTTTATAACCATTGATAGTACTAAAATTTGGATAAATACCATTGGGCTAGAGAACCGCAAAGAAAGACAACCAGTGATTGTTTTTGAGAGTGGACATGGTACTCCGATGGACCATTGGGACAGAATATTAGCCGGGGTATCTGATTTAGCTCCTTTGATAACTTATGATAGACCAGGTATCGGTGAATCAGAACCAGATAATGAAATGCCTACTATCAAAAATGTATCGAATAAACTAGTTAAGATATTAAAACACCTTGATGTTAAACCACCTTATGTTCTTGTCGGACATTCTTTAGGTGGTGCTTATGTCCGAGGGTTTGCAGTGTACTATCCTGAATTATTAGCAGGTTTAGTAATTATTGATCCTGCTGACTTTACAGAAATTAGATTAAATAAGAGGAAATCTTTCCTTGACATTGGAATGACAAGTGAACAAGTAGACACATTATTTAACAAGTGGAATTTGGAAGATGTAGCAAATAAAAACAAGCCTTCCACTATACCAAAATCTGTTTTTGAAGAAAGTGAGGTGCTTGCTCAACTCAGAGAAACCGATTTTAAAGAAATTTCAGATTCAAAACTACCTAATATCCCTGTTCATATTTTGACGGGAGGTCGCTACGACACACCGCCCAGATTTCGTATTAAGGAACTTAATGATTCACTTTTGTTTAGAGCCAAAATGAAAATCGAATTGAAAGATGGACTGATGTAG
- a CDS encoding T9SS type A sorting domain-containing protein has translation MIKNVDSKTYLLCCILALLSSLPSDNYAQSIKRQVISSYGSSGMSDHVFIGQTAGQSFNTTMSINGVTVSQGFQQPVTIALEEIEDQVYTDLNVLVYPNPATRSITISSKEEIPSSFIQVTDINGKYLLTEKVQNLYRHQIDCALWASGVYFITIFDAHQNNKTLRLIISK, from the coding sequence ATGATAAAAAATGTAGACTCTAAAACATATTTATTGTGCTGTATTCTTGCTCTTCTATCTTCGCTGCCGTCTGACAATTACGCACAATCTATCAAACGGCAGGTGATCTCAAGTTATGGCTCTTCCGGTATGTCGGATCATGTATTTATAGGACAAACTGCCGGGCAAAGTTTCAACACGACGATGAGTATCAATGGAGTAACTGTCTCCCAGGGGTTTCAACAACCCGTTACAATTGCTTTGGAAGAGATCGAAGACCAAGTCTATACTGATTTAAATGTTTTGGTCTATCCCAATCCTGCTACCCGATCTATCACCATATCCAGCAAAGAGGAAATACCATCTTCTTTTATCCAGGTGACCGATATAAATGGAAAATATCTATTGACCGAAAAAGTGCAGAATCTCTATCGTCATCAAATTGATTGTGCCTTATGGGCCAGCGGGGTGTACTTCATCACCATTTTTGATGCCCATCAAAATAATAAAACATTAAGATTAATAATTTCTAAATAA